The following nucleotide sequence is from Natronosalvus caseinilyticus.
TCGGCGGGACCACAGACGTCACCGCGGCGGATGTCGTCCTTGCCGATGCCGCGGACGTTGAACCCGACGTTGTCACCGGGGCCGGCCGAGGGGACTTCCTCGTGGTGCATCTCGATGGTCTTCACCTCGCCGCCCACGTCGCTGGGCTGGAAGGAGACGTTGTCGCCCGTGTTCATCGTCCCGGTCTCGAGGCGTCCGACGGGGACGGTCCCGATACCGGAGATGGTGTAAACGTCCTGGATAGGGAGACGCAGCGGTGCGTCCGACGCCTCGTCAGCCTCGGGCAGGTCGTTGAGGGACTCGAGGAGGGTACGGCCGTCGTACCAGGGGGTGTTGTCGGAGGGCTCGGCGATGTTGTCGCCCTCGAAGGCCGAGATCGGGATGAACGAGTCGTCCGAGACCTGGAACTGGACCTGGTTGAGGAGCTTGTTGACCTCGTCGACGACTTCCTTGTAGGAGTCTTCGGAGTAGTCGACGACGTCCATCTTGTTGATGCCGATGATGAGCTCGTTGATACCGAGCGTGCGGGCTAGGAAGACGTGCTCCTGGGTCTGGGGCGCGACACCGTCGTCGGCGGCGACGACGAGGACCGCGTTGTCGGCCTGGGAGGCGCCCGTGATCATGTTCTTGACGAAGTCACGGTGACCAGGACAGTCGACGATGGTGAAGTAGTACGTGTCCGTGTCGAACTCCTGGTGGGCGATGTCGATGGTGACACCACGCTCTCGCTCCTCGGCGAGGTTGTCCATGACGTAGGCGAACTCGAAGCCGCCCTTGCCCTTCTCTTCGGCTTCCTGTCGGTGCTGCTCGATGACGTGCTCGGGTACGCTTCCCGTCTCGAACAGGAGGCGTCCGACCAGCGTACTCTTTCCGTGGTCGACGTGGCCGATGATGGCCAGGTTCTGGTGCGGTTTGTCGCTCATTGTTGTAGCTCACGCGCAAAGGCGCTTATATCGGTCTCTTTTGGCCGATGCGGTTAAAACCATTTCGAAAGCGTATTCGTGTGACCCCGTCGCTTGCTTGCGGTTTGTGAGTAGTGCGCACGCCCTGACGGTGTTCGTTGCTGATCGGACGGTCGCTCACTCGAGCTCGCCGTCAGTGTGACAAACCACGGGGCGACGGCACAGCGATCCTGGGGCGTTTTCGACCCCTCAGAGTCACCCCGCCTCCCTTCAGAGTCTCCCCACGTCCGAGAGTACCGCCGTCGCCGTCTCCGGCCCGCCCGCGCCGCGGCCGCTCGAGTAGA
It contains:
- the tuf gene encoding translation elongation factor EF-1 subunit alpha, which codes for MSDKPHQNLAIIGHVDHGKSTLVGRLLFETGSVPEHVIEQHRQEAEEKGKGGFEFAYVMDNLAEERERGVTIDIAHQEFDTDTYYFTIVDCPGHRDFVKNMITGASQADNAVLVVAADDGVAPQTQEHVFLARTLGINELIIGINKMDVVDYSEDSYKEVVDEVNKLLNQVQFQVSDDSFIPISAFEGDNIAEPSDNTPWYDGRTLLESLNDLPEADEASDAPLRLPIQDVYTISGIGTVPVGRLETGTMNTGDNVSFQPSDVGGEVKTIEMHHEEVPSAGPGDNVGFNVRGIGKDDIRRGDVCGPADDPPTVAETFQAQIIVMQHPSVITAGYTPVFHAHTSQVACTIESIDKKMDPSSGEVSEENPDFIQSGDAAVVTIRPQKPLSIEPASEIPELGSFAIRDMGQTIAAGKVLSVNEK